The following coding sequences lie in one Oryza brachyantha chromosome 10, ObraRS2, whole genome shotgun sequence genomic window:
- the LOC102717830 gene encoding uncharacterized protein LOC102717830 isoform X2, translated as MRRHGGGGDWRRREADPAEPSSSHVFDGDGGGWHQAAMKAAARGSSSGDSLWQWRRQGLSEVVLAWSVDQILNKDLLRDKVTKIPQTFSSMEQYMTSFFGPLLEEVRGDMCSSMEDISRAPYASVLSVNAMRKGKGLYEIKLDKWRGVSHGCGIGIDGYKPKAADVLLISETRPTSQSDILKQSKSCVIIWVGKVQGNKMTVKASRRMETGVHGDERRQMGINRYDKLYEEGFDKSWEMLDQEAVAPESSNSFLHANGQKEHSNVRKCFEKCNDLEEQNEMGITGSSSKRWSFYATFLTNMITYDRVWVVLRRGLTMDSKIILSMFSKNNYATGHCKYCRSKTHDEIKDDLCNFKLNDSQLDAVASGISASECCHNSSVGLIWGPPGTGKTTTVAVMLHMLLMKEKRILACAPTNMAVLQVASRLIELIGDFSSSRRYSFGDIVLFGNKDRMQFGKELSKVYLDDRVHILLRCFKREDGWKKCVDSVMKFLINCMSRYQMSLDIQQPNSDGCNLTFKKYFTSKFSTLVKELATCIATFFDHLPTDSLGRNFDRMMFAKSMLDKLQELLCADDVSDELLFTIFKPSDEHLDSPVSHDLTDDATVDLHDHEISLDNPLEIKSLCIKTLMNLSKMRLPCEDNENSIRDLCLKQAKLVFCTASSSFELFRLQSVMPMSILVIDEAAQLKECESLVPLLLPGIEHVLLIGDENQLSSLVKSKIAKDADFGRSLYERLCTMGYRKHLLEVQYRMHPGINKFPNANFYDNRISDGPSVKQEDYVKSYLPGPIYGAYSFIHIDNDMEMLDELGQSSKNMVEVAVAVNIVERLARECSEKRQRTSLGVISPYTAQVIALQERLGKQFKNHEFLSVTVKSIDGFQGGEEDIILISTVRSNKNGKVGFLSDAGRINVALTRAKHCLWILGNGTTLLASNSIWAELVHDSKRRGCFFDALDDKNLAETIMLATKEEQQKNQREQRNACNVSRLSSGSSRHDIIGVGNSRPMRWSHFVGSGDTRRSNGYDSRLNACHTKEDMHRTHFQRHKSYSGDYSQVAPPNQYLRNGYRSSSNDYGYQDLFREHPNHRSGLDSHTRSFHETMCSTSQTGNGRFPYSGSIQREKSHSQTSILGERQPLGGDCNTGFQKGASAYPCQPNSSEIRLNTYETGAPELQGMNKHRQFSSHPRQAPYRTFGAWGRGRHPYHDRGRGGWYERTNNHRMEEPYSQVQNGTCNLPDTMQQGMKRNWCQAEASDSPHQGNAKIRSESADQPHQHDQHGVYESASHKLPAIELGDAPGQHEMKIDSYETEASDSPKGSTRARPESTDQPYWQAQGGAASHELPVPEQGGTPSDLCEEACPQSNTSGSPNRGSTEVAPEGAELLHCQAQPDGSGVASHELPVPEQGCTKGNLANAEPGQVKTEK; from the exons ATgcggcgccacggcggcggcggggactgGAGGAGGCGCGAGGCGGATCCCGCGGAGCCGTCCTCGTCCCACGtgttcgacggcgacggcggcgggtggcACCAGGCGGCgatgaaggcggcggcgcgggggtcGTCGTCGGGGGACTCGCTGTGGCAGTGGCGGAGGCAGGGGCTCTCCGAGGTGGTGCTCGCGTGGTCGGTGGACCAAATCCTCAACAAGGACCTGCTCCGCGACAAG GTCACTAAGATCCCACAAACATTCAGCAGCATGGAGCAGTACATGACCTCATTTTTCGGTCCACTTTTGGAGGAGGTCCGGGGCGACATGTGTTCAAGCATGGAGGACATTTCCAGAGCTCCATATGCAAGTGTTCTATCTGTAAATGCAATGAGGAAAGGGAAAGGATTGTATGAGATCAAGCTTGACAAATGGAGGGGAGTGTCTCATGGTTGTGGTATAGGTATAGATGGCTACAAACCTAAAGCAGCAGACGTGCTACTGATTTCAGAAACAAGACCGACGAGTCAATCTGATATTCTCAAACAGTCTAAATCCTGTGTCATTATATGGGTTGGTAAGGTCCAGGGTAATAAGATGACTGTCAAGGCATCCCGGAGGATGGAGACTGGGGTTCATGGAGATGAACGACGGCAAATGGGCATTAACAGGTATGATAAGTTGTATGAGGAGGGTTTTGACAAGTCCTGGGAAATGCTGGACCAAGAAGCAGTTGCTCCAGAATCTAGCAATTCATTTTTGCATGCTAATGGCCAGAAAGAACATTCAAATGTTCGAAAGTGCTTTGAGAAGTGTAATGATCTAGAAGAACAGAATGAGATGGGAATTACTGGAAGTTCATCGAAGCGATGGTCCTTCTATGCTACCTTCCTGACTAACATGATAACATATGACCGTGTTTGGGTGGTGCTCCGAAGGGGTTTGACAATGGATTCAAAAATCATTCTCAGTATGTTcagcaaaaataattat GCTACAGGGCATTGTAAGTACTGCAGAAGCAAAACACATGATGAAATCAAGGATGATCTCTGCAACTTTAAGCTGAATGACTCACAACTTGATGCAGTAGCAAGTGGTATTTCGGCAAGTGAATGCTGTCACAACTCTTCGGTGGGGCTAATTTGGGGCCCACCAGGGACAGGTAAAACTACAACAGTTGCGGTGATGCTACACATGCTTTTGATGAAGGAGAAGAGAATTCTTGCCTGTGCTCCAACCAACATGGCTGTCTTGCAAGTGGCATCTCGTCTTATTGAACTGATTGGGGACTTCTCTTCAAGTCGTCGTTATTCATTTGGTGACATTGTCTTATTTGGTAACAAGGACCGAATGCAGTTTGGAAAGGAGTTGTCAAAagtatatttggatgatcgtGTCCATATACTATTGAGGTGCTTCAAACGAGAAGATGGGTGGAAGAAGTGCGTGGATTCTGTCATGAAATTCCTTATAAATTGCATGTCTCGTTACCAAATGTCCCTAGATATACAACAACCGAACAGTGATGGATGCAATCTTACCTTTAAGAAGTATTTCACAAGTAAATTCAGCACATTAGTAAAAGAATTAGCAACGTGTATTGCTACATTCTTTGACCATCTTCCAACAGATTCCTTGGGCAGGAATTTTGATAGGATGATGTTTGCCAAAAGTATGTTAGATAAATTGCAAGAACTGCTGTGTGCAGATGATGTCTCTGATGAGCTTCTTTTCACAATTTTCAAGCCTTCTGACGAACATCTTGACTCTCCTGTTAGCCATGACCTGACAGATGATGCAACTGTTGATCTTCACGACCATGAGATCTCTCTAGATAACCCTTTAGAGATAAAGTCTCTCTGTATCAAAACTCTGATGAATCTTTCAAAAATGCGGCTTCCTTGTGAAGACAATGAGAATTCAATTCGGGACTTATGCTTGAAACAAGCAAAACTGGTATTCTGCACCGCTTCTAGTTCATTTGAGTTGTTCAGACTGCAAAGCGTGATGCCTATGAGCATCTTGGTTATTGATGAGGCTGCACAACTAAAAGAATGTGAATCACTGGTCCCTCTCTTGCTCCCTGGGATAGAACATGTTCTGCTGATTGGAGATGAAAACCAGTTATCATCATTGGTAAAGAGTAAG ATTGCAAAAGATGCTGACTTTGGCCGAAGTCTGTACGAAAGGTTGTGTACAATGGGTTATAGAAAGCATTTGCTGGAAGTACAATATAGGATGCACCCTGGCATCAACAAATTTCCAAATGCCAACTTTTATGATAATCGAATTTCTGATGGTCCCAGTGTCAAACAGGAAGACTACGTCAAGAGTTATCTCCCTGGCCCTATTTATGGTGcttattcattcattcatattGACAACGATATGGAAATGCTTGATGAACTTGGCCAGAGTTCTAAAAATATGGTTGAGGTTGCTGTAGCAGTCAATATTGTTGAAAGACTTGCAAGAG AATGCTCTGAAAAGAGGCAGCGAACCAGCCTTGGTGTGATATCTCCATATACTGCCCAAGTAATTGCATTGCAAGAAAGACTTGGAAAACAGTTCAAGAATCATGAGTTTCTGTCTGTTACAGTAAAATCTATCGATGGATTTCAAGGTGGAGAGGAGGACATAATATTGATTTCGACTGTTAGGTCCAATAAAAATGGGAAAGTAGGATTCCTCTCTGATGCTGGGAGAATTAATGTGGCTCTGACAAGAGCAAA GCATTGCCTTTGGATCCTTGGAAATGGAACCACTTTGCTGGCAAGCAATTCAATATGGGCAGAATTAGTACATGACTCAAAACGACGTGGATGTTTCTTTGATGCCCTTGATGACAAGAATTTAGCTGAAACAATTATGCTTGCAACCAAGGAGGAACAACAGAAGAACCAAAGAGAACAG AGGAATGCATGCAATGTAAGTCGATTGTCATCTGGGTCATCAAGGCATGATATAATTGGTGTTGGCAACAGTCGACCAATGAGATGGAGTCACTTTGTAGGTTCTGGAGACACAAGGAGAAGCAATGGCTATGATTCACGACTAAATGCATGTCACACAAAAGAGGACATGCACAGAACACACTTTCAGCGACACAAGTCCTATAGTGGTGACTATTCACAAGTTGCTCCTCCTAATCAATATTTGCGCAATGGCTACAGATCTTCCTCTAACGATTATGGTTATCAGGATTTGTTTAGAGAACATCCAAATCATCGTTCTGGTCTGGACTCCCATACCAGAAGTTTCCATGAAACCATGTGCAGTACTTCTCAGACAGGTAATGGGAGGTTTCCTTATTCTGGATCAATTCAGAGGGAAAAATCACACAGCCAAACTAGCATTCTTGGTGAAAGGCAACCTTTAGGAGGTGACTGCAATACAGGATTTCAGAAAGGGGCTTCTGCTTATCCATGTCAGCCCAATTCTTCTGAAATTAGGCTGAATACATATGAAACCGGTGCTCCTGAACTTCAAGGTATGAATAAGCACAGGCAGTTCAGCAGTCATCCACGACAAGCACCATACAGGACATTTGGTGCTTGGGGTAGAGGAAGACATCCATACCATGACAGAGGTAGAGGAGGATGGTATGAGCGGACAAATAACCATCGGATGGAAGAACCTTATAGTCAGGTGCAGAATGGCACCTGTAATTTGCCAGATACTATGCAGCAAGGGATGAAAAGAAACTGGTGCCAAGCAGAAGCATCAGATTCACCACACCAGGGCAATGCAAAAATAAGATCTGAAAGTGCTGATCAACCTCATCAGCACGATCAGCATGGAGTTTATGAATCTGCGTCTCATAAACTGCCTGCAATTGAGTTGGGAGATGCTCCTGGACAGCATGAGATGAAAATAGACAGCTATGAGACAGAAGCATCAGACTCACCCAAGGGCAGCACAAGAGCAAGGCCTGAAAGTACAGATCAACCTTATTGGCAGGCGCAGGGTGGAGCTGCTTCCCATGAACTGCCTGTCCCTGAGCAGGGAGGTACGCCTAGTGACTTGTGCGAAGAAGCATGCCCCCAAAGCAACACATCAGGTTCACCAAACAGGGGTAGTACTGAAGTTGCACCCGAAGGTGCAGAACTACTTCATTGTCAGGCGCAGCCTGACGGTTCTGGAGTTGCTTCGCACGAACTGCCTGTTCCTGAGCAGGGATGCACGAAAGGGAACTTGGCAAATGCTGAACCTGGCCAGGTAaagacagaaaaataa
- the LOC102717830 gene encoding uncharacterized protein LOC102717830 isoform X1, with protein sequence MRRHGGGGDWRRREADPAEPSSSHVFDGDGGGWHQAAMKAAARGSSSGDSLWQWRRQGLSEVVLAWSVDQILNKDLLRDKVTKIPQTFSSMEQYMTSFFGPLLEEVRGDMCSSMEDISRAPYASVLSVNAMRKGKGLYEIKLDKWRGVSHGCGIGIDGYKPKAADVLLISETRPTSQSDILKQSKSCVIIWVGKVQGNKMTVKASRRMETGVHGDERRQMGINRYDKLYEEGFDKSWEMLDQEAVAPESSNSFLHANGQKEHSNVRKCFEKCNDLEEQNEMGITGSSSKRWSFYATFLTNMITYDRVWVVLRRGLTMDSKIILSMFSKNNYATGHCKYCRSKTHDEIKDDLCNFKLNDSQLDAVASGISASECCHNSSVGLIWGPPGTGKTTTVAVMLHMLLMKEKRILACAPTNMAVLQVASRLIELIGDFSSSRRYSFGDIVLFGNKDRMQFGKELSKVYLDDRVHILLRCFKREDGWKKCVDSVMKFLINCMSRYQMSLDIQQPNSDGCNLTFKKYFTSKFSTLVKELATCIATFFDHLPTDSLGRNFDRMMFAKSMLDKLQELLCADDVSDELLFTIFKPSDEHLDSPVSHDLTDDATVDLHDHEISLDNPLEIKSLCIKTLMNLSKMRLPCEDNENSIRDLCLKQAKLVFCTASSSFELFRLQSVMPMSILVIDEAAQLKECESLVPLLLPGIEHVLLIGDENQLSSLVKSKIAKDADFGRSLYERLCTMGYRKHLLEVQYRMHPGINKFPNANFYDNRISDGPSVKQEDYVKSYLPGPIYGAYSFIHIDNDMEMLDELGQSSKNMVEVAVAVNIVERLARECSEKRQRTSLGVISPYTAQVIALQERLGKQFKNHEFLSVTVKSIDGFQGGEEDIILISTVRSNKNGKVGFLSDAGRINVALTRAKHCLWILGNGTTLLASNSIWAELVHDSKRRGCFFDALDDKNLAETIMLATKEEQQKNQREQRNACNVSRLSSGSSRHDIIGVGNSRPMRWSHFVGSGDTRRSNGYDSRLNACHTKEDMHRTHFQRHKSYSGDYSQVAPPNQYLRNGYRSSSNDYGYQDLFREHPNHRSGLDSHTRSFHETMCSTSQTGNGRFPYSGSIQREKSHSQTSILGERQPLGGDCNTGFQKGASAYPCQPNSSEIRLNTYETGAPELQGMNKHRQFSSHPRQAPYRTFGAWGRGRHPYHDRGRGGWYERTNNHRMEEPYSQVQNGTCNLPDTMQQGMKRNWCQAEASDSPHQGNAKIRSESADQPHQHDQHGVYESASHKLPAIELGDAPGQHEMKIDSYETEASDSPKGSTRARPESTDQPYWQAQGGAASHELPVPEQGGTPSDLCEEACPQSNTSGSPNRGSTEVAPEGAELLHCQAQPDGSGVASHELPVPEQGCTKGNLANAEPGQVWESARLHQRRS encoded by the exons ATgcggcgccacggcggcggcggggactgGAGGAGGCGCGAGGCGGATCCCGCGGAGCCGTCCTCGTCCCACGtgttcgacggcgacggcggcgggtggcACCAGGCGGCgatgaaggcggcggcgcgggggtcGTCGTCGGGGGACTCGCTGTGGCAGTGGCGGAGGCAGGGGCTCTCCGAGGTGGTGCTCGCGTGGTCGGTGGACCAAATCCTCAACAAGGACCTGCTCCGCGACAAG GTCACTAAGATCCCACAAACATTCAGCAGCATGGAGCAGTACATGACCTCATTTTTCGGTCCACTTTTGGAGGAGGTCCGGGGCGACATGTGTTCAAGCATGGAGGACATTTCCAGAGCTCCATATGCAAGTGTTCTATCTGTAAATGCAATGAGGAAAGGGAAAGGATTGTATGAGATCAAGCTTGACAAATGGAGGGGAGTGTCTCATGGTTGTGGTATAGGTATAGATGGCTACAAACCTAAAGCAGCAGACGTGCTACTGATTTCAGAAACAAGACCGACGAGTCAATCTGATATTCTCAAACAGTCTAAATCCTGTGTCATTATATGGGTTGGTAAGGTCCAGGGTAATAAGATGACTGTCAAGGCATCCCGGAGGATGGAGACTGGGGTTCATGGAGATGAACGACGGCAAATGGGCATTAACAGGTATGATAAGTTGTATGAGGAGGGTTTTGACAAGTCCTGGGAAATGCTGGACCAAGAAGCAGTTGCTCCAGAATCTAGCAATTCATTTTTGCATGCTAATGGCCAGAAAGAACATTCAAATGTTCGAAAGTGCTTTGAGAAGTGTAATGATCTAGAAGAACAGAATGAGATGGGAATTACTGGAAGTTCATCGAAGCGATGGTCCTTCTATGCTACCTTCCTGACTAACATGATAACATATGACCGTGTTTGGGTGGTGCTCCGAAGGGGTTTGACAATGGATTCAAAAATCATTCTCAGTATGTTcagcaaaaataattat GCTACAGGGCATTGTAAGTACTGCAGAAGCAAAACACATGATGAAATCAAGGATGATCTCTGCAACTTTAAGCTGAATGACTCACAACTTGATGCAGTAGCAAGTGGTATTTCGGCAAGTGAATGCTGTCACAACTCTTCGGTGGGGCTAATTTGGGGCCCACCAGGGACAGGTAAAACTACAACAGTTGCGGTGATGCTACACATGCTTTTGATGAAGGAGAAGAGAATTCTTGCCTGTGCTCCAACCAACATGGCTGTCTTGCAAGTGGCATCTCGTCTTATTGAACTGATTGGGGACTTCTCTTCAAGTCGTCGTTATTCATTTGGTGACATTGTCTTATTTGGTAACAAGGACCGAATGCAGTTTGGAAAGGAGTTGTCAAAagtatatttggatgatcgtGTCCATATACTATTGAGGTGCTTCAAACGAGAAGATGGGTGGAAGAAGTGCGTGGATTCTGTCATGAAATTCCTTATAAATTGCATGTCTCGTTACCAAATGTCCCTAGATATACAACAACCGAACAGTGATGGATGCAATCTTACCTTTAAGAAGTATTTCACAAGTAAATTCAGCACATTAGTAAAAGAATTAGCAACGTGTATTGCTACATTCTTTGACCATCTTCCAACAGATTCCTTGGGCAGGAATTTTGATAGGATGATGTTTGCCAAAAGTATGTTAGATAAATTGCAAGAACTGCTGTGTGCAGATGATGTCTCTGATGAGCTTCTTTTCACAATTTTCAAGCCTTCTGACGAACATCTTGACTCTCCTGTTAGCCATGACCTGACAGATGATGCAACTGTTGATCTTCACGACCATGAGATCTCTCTAGATAACCCTTTAGAGATAAAGTCTCTCTGTATCAAAACTCTGATGAATCTTTCAAAAATGCGGCTTCCTTGTGAAGACAATGAGAATTCAATTCGGGACTTATGCTTGAAACAAGCAAAACTGGTATTCTGCACCGCTTCTAGTTCATTTGAGTTGTTCAGACTGCAAAGCGTGATGCCTATGAGCATCTTGGTTATTGATGAGGCTGCACAACTAAAAGAATGTGAATCACTGGTCCCTCTCTTGCTCCCTGGGATAGAACATGTTCTGCTGATTGGAGATGAAAACCAGTTATCATCATTGGTAAAGAGTAAG ATTGCAAAAGATGCTGACTTTGGCCGAAGTCTGTACGAAAGGTTGTGTACAATGGGTTATAGAAAGCATTTGCTGGAAGTACAATATAGGATGCACCCTGGCATCAACAAATTTCCAAATGCCAACTTTTATGATAATCGAATTTCTGATGGTCCCAGTGTCAAACAGGAAGACTACGTCAAGAGTTATCTCCCTGGCCCTATTTATGGTGcttattcattcattcatattGACAACGATATGGAAATGCTTGATGAACTTGGCCAGAGTTCTAAAAATATGGTTGAGGTTGCTGTAGCAGTCAATATTGTTGAAAGACTTGCAAGAG AATGCTCTGAAAAGAGGCAGCGAACCAGCCTTGGTGTGATATCTCCATATACTGCCCAAGTAATTGCATTGCAAGAAAGACTTGGAAAACAGTTCAAGAATCATGAGTTTCTGTCTGTTACAGTAAAATCTATCGATGGATTTCAAGGTGGAGAGGAGGACATAATATTGATTTCGACTGTTAGGTCCAATAAAAATGGGAAAGTAGGATTCCTCTCTGATGCTGGGAGAATTAATGTGGCTCTGACAAGAGCAAA GCATTGCCTTTGGATCCTTGGAAATGGAACCACTTTGCTGGCAAGCAATTCAATATGGGCAGAATTAGTACATGACTCAAAACGACGTGGATGTTTCTTTGATGCCCTTGATGACAAGAATTTAGCTGAAACAATTATGCTTGCAACCAAGGAGGAACAACAGAAGAACCAAAGAGAACAG AGGAATGCATGCAATGTAAGTCGATTGTCATCTGGGTCATCAAGGCATGATATAATTGGTGTTGGCAACAGTCGACCAATGAGATGGAGTCACTTTGTAGGTTCTGGAGACACAAGGAGAAGCAATGGCTATGATTCACGACTAAATGCATGTCACACAAAAGAGGACATGCACAGAACACACTTTCAGCGACACAAGTCCTATAGTGGTGACTATTCACAAGTTGCTCCTCCTAATCAATATTTGCGCAATGGCTACAGATCTTCCTCTAACGATTATGGTTATCAGGATTTGTTTAGAGAACATCCAAATCATCGTTCTGGTCTGGACTCCCATACCAGAAGTTTCCATGAAACCATGTGCAGTACTTCTCAGACAGGTAATGGGAGGTTTCCTTATTCTGGATCAATTCAGAGGGAAAAATCACACAGCCAAACTAGCATTCTTGGTGAAAGGCAACCTTTAGGAGGTGACTGCAATACAGGATTTCAGAAAGGGGCTTCTGCTTATCCATGTCAGCCCAATTCTTCTGAAATTAGGCTGAATACATATGAAACCGGTGCTCCTGAACTTCAAGGTATGAATAAGCACAGGCAGTTCAGCAGTCATCCACGACAAGCACCATACAGGACATTTGGTGCTTGGGGTAGAGGAAGACATCCATACCATGACAGAGGTAGAGGAGGATGGTATGAGCGGACAAATAACCATCGGATGGAAGAACCTTATAGTCAGGTGCAGAATGGCACCTGTAATTTGCCAGATACTATGCAGCAAGGGATGAAAAGAAACTGGTGCCAAGCAGAAGCATCAGATTCACCACACCAGGGCAATGCAAAAATAAGATCTGAAAGTGCTGATCAACCTCATCAGCACGATCAGCATGGAGTTTATGAATCTGCGTCTCATAAACTGCCTGCAATTGAGTTGGGAGATGCTCCTGGACAGCATGAGATGAAAATAGACAGCTATGAGACAGAAGCATCAGACTCACCCAAGGGCAGCACAAGAGCAAGGCCTGAAAGTACAGATCAACCTTATTGGCAGGCGCAGGGTGGAGCTGCTTCCCATGAACTGCCTGTCCCTGAGCAGGGAGGTACGCCTAGTGACTTGTGCGAAGAAGCATGCCCCCAAAGCAACACATCAGGTTCACCAAACAGGGGTAGTACTGAAGTTGCACCCGAAGGTGCAGAACTACTTCATTGTCAGGCGCAGCCTGACGGTTCTGGAGTTGCTTCGCACGAACTGCCTGTTCCTGAGCAGGGATGCACGAAAGGGAACTTGGCAAATGCTGAACCTGGCCAG GTGTGGGAATCTGCAAGACTGCATCAGAGGAGAAGCTGA
- the LOC102704368 gene encoding aspartic proteinase nepenthesin-1-like: MGRLVAKLLVLGLLSLITTTCRPVLSAAPPRAHDLRRALEQAMRGRLLADAAGAAVPFHWSRELYNVVDFAVGTPPQNASAFLDLGGEAVWTQCSQCKRCFKQDLPVFVPNASSTFRPEPCGTDVCKSIPASKCSSSNVCTYEGTAELDKHTVGIVGTDTFAIGTATASLGFGCVVASDIDTMGGPSGFIGLGRMPWSLAAQMKLTKFSYCMASHDTKKASRLFLGSSAKLTGGKTASTPFVFTSPRDDLSQYYPVELEEIKAGDTTITMPTGSNTVLLQTAMARVSFLVDSVYQDFKKAVLKAVGAAPTATPVEPFEVCFPKAGVSGAPDLVFTFQAGAALTVPPSNYLIDAGNDTVCLSVMSMALVNVSAFQRLNVLGSLQQENVHFLFDLDKDTLFFQPADCGSLSS, from the coding sequence ATGGGAAGGCTAGTAGCGAAACTGCTCGTGCTGGGCTTGCTTTCTCTGATCACGACGACGTGTCGGCCGGTGCTCTCGGCGGCGCCTCCTCGCGCCCACGACCTCCGGCGAGCTCTAGAGCAAGCCATgcgcggccgcctcctcgccgacgcggcgggcgcggccgTGCCCTTCCACTGGTCCCGCGAGCTCTATAACGTGGTGGACTTCGCCGTCGGCACGCCGCCGCAGAACGCGTCGGCGTTCCTCGACCTCGGCGGGGAGGCCGTCTGGACGCAGTGCTCCCAGTGCAAGCGCTGCTTCAAGCAGGACCTGCCCGTGTTCGTCCCAAACGCGTCGTCCACCTTCCGGCCGGAGCCCTGCGGCACCGACGTCTGCAAGTCCATCCCGGCGTCCAAGTGCTCCAGCAGCAACGTGTGCACCTACGAGGGGACCGCCGAGCTGGACAAGCACACCGTCGGGATCGTCGGAACCGACACCTTCGCCATCGGGACGGCCACGGCGAGCCTCGGCTTCGGGTGCGTCGTGGCTAGCGACATCGACACCATGGGTGGACCTTCCGGGTTCATCGGGCTAGGGAGGATGCCATGGTCGCTCGCCGCGCAGATGAAACTCACCAAGTTCTCCTACTGCATGGCGTCCCACGACACCAAGAAGGCCAGCCGGCTGTTCCTCGGCTCCTCCGCGAAACTGACCGGCGGCAAGACCGCCTCGACGCCGTTCGTCTTCACATCCCCTCGCGATGATCTGAGCCAGTATTACCCCGTCGAGTTGGAAGAGATAAAAGCCGGCGACACGACGATCACGATGCCTACGGGCAGCAACACCGTCCTGCTTCAGACCGCCATGGCGCGGGTCAGCTTTCTGGTCGACAGCGTGTACCAGGACTTCAAGAAGGCGGTGCTCAAAGCCGTCGGTGccgcgccgacggcgacgccggtggAACCTTTCGAGGTCTGCTTCCCGAAAGCCGGGGTCAGCGGCGCGCCGGACCTCGTGTTCACGTTCCAGGCCGGCGCCGCGTTGACGGTGCCGCCGTCGAACTACCTGATTGACGCCGGGAACGACACGGTTTGCTTGTCGGTGATGAGCATGGCGCTGGTGAACGTATCGGCGTTTCAGCGGCTCAACGTCCTGGGCAGCCTGCAGCAGGAGAACGTCCATTTCCTCTTCGACCTCGACAAGGACACGCTCTTCTTCCAACCGGCAGACTGCGGCTCACTCTCCAGCTGA
- the LOC102718112 gene encoding aspartic proteinase nepenthesin-1-like: MGRPMAAKLLLMLCLIALTTCSLSPRRAAALRVHGLRRGLEQATRGRLLADATEGGAVVPIHWSQAELNYVANFTVGTPPQPASAVIDLAGELVWTQCKQCQRCFGQDLPLFDPAASSTYRAEPCGTALCESVPKDSRNCSGNVCTYAASTNAGDTVGKVGVDTFAVGTAKASLAFGCVVESDIDTMGGPSGFVGLGRTPWSLVAQTNVTAFSYCLAPHDAGKNSALFLGSSAKLAGGNSASTPFVTTSGDDLSNYYKIHLEGLKAGDVVIPLPPSGSTVLLDTFSPVTFLVDGAYQAVKKAVTAAVGASPTATPVDPFDLCFPKASASSAPDLVFTFQGAAALTVPPSNYLLDYKNGTVCLAMLSSARLNSTELSVLGSLQQENFHMLFDLDKQTLSFQPADCSKLSS; the protein is encoded by the coding sequence ATGGGAAGGCCAATGGCAGCAAAGCTACTGCTCATGCTGTGCTTGATCGCTCTGACGACGTGCTCGctctccccgcgccgcgcggcggcgcttcgCGTGCACGGCCTCCGGCGAGGTCTAGAGCAAGCCACgcgcggccgcctcctcgccgacgcgacgGAAGGAGGCGCCGTCGTGCCTATCCACTGGTCCCAGGCCGAGCTGAACTACGTGGCGAACTTCACCGTCGGCACGCCGCCTcagccggcgtcggcggtcaTCGACCTCGCCGGGGAGCTCGTGTGGACGCAGTGCAAGCAGTGCCAGCGCTGCTTCGGGCAGGACCTGCCGCTGTTCGACCCGGCCGCGTCGAGCACCTACCGGGCGGAGCCGTGCGGCACCGCGCTCTGCGAGTCCGTCCCGAAGGACAGCCGCAACTGCTCCGGCAACGTGTGCACGTACGCGGCATCCACCAATGCCGGGGACACCGTCGGGAAGGTGGGCGTCGACACGTTCGCCGTCGGGACGGCCAAGGCGAGCCTCGCCTTCGGGTGCGTCGTGGAGAGCGACATCGACACCATGGGCGGGCCTTCCGGGTTCGTCGGGCTAGGGAGGACGCCGTGGTCGCTCGTCGCCCAAACGAACGTCACCGCGTTCTCGTACTGCCTGGCGCCGCACGACGCCGGTAAGAACAGCGCGCTGTTCCTCGGCTCCTCCGCCAAGCTGGCCGGCGGCAACAGCGCCTCGACGCCGTtcgtcaccacctccggcgACGACCTCAGCAACTACTACAAGATCCACTTGGAAGGGCTAAAAGCCGGCGACGTGGTGATCCCGCTGCCGCCGAGCGGCAGCACCGTCCTCCTCGACACCTTCTCGCCGGTCACCTTCCTGGTCGACGGAGCCTACCAGGCCGTGAAGAAGGCGGTGACGGCTGCCGTGGGCGcttcaccgacggcgacgccagTGGATCCCTTCGACCTTTGCTTCCCGAAAGCGTCGGCCAGCAGCGCGCCGGACCTCGTGTTCACGTTccagggcgccgccgcgctgacGGTGCCGCCGTCGAACTATCTGCTGGATTACAAGAACGGCACGGTGTGCCTCGCCATGCTGAGCTCGGCGCGGCTAAACTCGACGGAGCTGAGCGTCCTGGGAAGCTTGCAGCAGGAGAACTTCCACATGCTCTTCGACCTCGACAAGCAGACGCTCTCCTTCCAACCTGCAGACTGCAGCAAACTCTCTTcttaa